The Osmerus eperlanus chromosome 20, fOsmEpe2.1, whole genome shotgun sequence DNA segment CCACAGGAAGTGGTTTGGTTTTTCACTTCTCTGATCTCCAAACCAAGCATCTGGGTCGGTTCTAAAATCTGATATACAGaagggtacatttacatttagaagatgctcttatccagtgtgacttacagtaagtacagggacattctccccaaggcaagtagggtgaagtgccttgcccaaggacacaacattattacacggccgggaatttaaccagcaaccttctgattaatagcccgactccctaaccgctcagccatctgacccttaGGATATAGGTTAGCGGTTAGAGTAACTCAGCTGCAGATCAGGTCGCTATTTCACTTGGCATCTGCTAAATAAGCCTACATTACATCTACAAATATAGTTTACCTGTTTACCTTTTCTGCTCTAAATTGTCATTCTCAGGTGTGCCTGTTATGTTCGGATAGCGTTTACAGTTGATAATTACATCAATGCTCTTCAACAGTAGTTGAACACTTAATTGCAATATGAAAATTGATCCATACTACAATAAAATACTTTATCATATCACACACTTTGGTGcatgtttgtttttcatttaACAGCAACGGTTTATCTTAATGAAacatagcctacagtagatatgTCCGAATGAGCAATTGTGGTTGAGGAATCGATGAAAATAGGTATTTACTTTTATGGTCCATAAGAGCGCCAATGATTGGCCGTTTAGGGCATATTTCAAACTGTTGTTACCACGGCCCCTCATACGCCAAAACTTTAATGCAATGATGTTCATCAGTCACTTGGTTATCGTAATTTTTCACAAGCTCCGAAACGAAACATGGATAACTTGCAGACCTGTAGCATGTCTGAAATGGGTGCGTATAGGGAGAAAGTGGTAGTGACAGGCATTGCCGCGGGAACCGTGCtgctgacagcacgagaattaaaAATGAtttgacttgaaaatccaccaccgccCCGGAACATTGTGCCCAAATAAGTTCCGGCGGCTATGCTTGACACACTACTTGCGCTGCGGCTGATGACGTTAAACGAAACTAAAGTACCCTACAGACAATAACGCAGACTGAGAAAGACCTACTTTTCGGAGTAGTTTACAAGTAAGTGTCAAcgactagtgatgggcattccggctctttttcgtgagccgaaTTTTTCGTACAAGTCCTGACGAGCGTCCAGAGCTAGTCGAACGCGTCCTAATTTGAATACTTCTCAATCTTCACGGATGTGCGTTATCACTACACCGTAGCCTATTGTCTGGTGCGTTTCGATCCAATTCCTATACGCGAGTCTTTATAATTTAAGGAATTGTGTTAaagtctcaaacaaacaaaaatcgcATTGATTGATATGTGCGTAATTATTTGTCCATAGCTACAAAGCCTAACAAAGATGTGGCCTACAGACTGTAGACCTTGGGAGGGCACAGCCATTCGGGCGCCTTAGCGCCTTATTTAGCTGTTTGCATGCAGGCCTACGGGCGTGGCTGAAGTTAACCCGTTATAGACGATGATAGAGAGATGTATGGGCTCAACATCACACCATAATTATTGTGAATGCATAAAAAGGAAAATCAAAATGTGGGTATGAATCACATTTGTGTTTACATGTGAGGATTGGTACTTATTTGTATTGATCATGACATTAATGTATTGATCGTGTATTCACAACTATACTTGTGAATGTATACATGTACTTTCGGTGTGATTTTGAGTCCATGATCTCGAGATGGTTAATCTAATCACCCAGAAGATACATATGAAAACAAGGATCAACTTTGTTATGTATGTCTGTTATCACTACTCAGATTTTATTGAAGACATGGACTCGTTTGCTGAGGCAACCAAGAGGTTTGTTCATCATGTGAAAGGGGATTTAATTCCCAACACTGTATTCCACGACTCCAACAAACTGTTGGATCCCACTAGATTGGTTGTCAAGACCAAGCATTGGTATTCGTGGAACCCCGACTATCGTGTGTCGGAATTTAAACTGGAAGACCTTCTAGGAGATATACCACGTCAAGCAGGTAGGCTTTAACAGTCAGTTAATAACATGAATATTAAACCCTATGCTTGTCCAAATGATTAAGCCTTTTTCAATTGAACTTtgtaattgtaactgtattacaTCTTAACGCACACCATACACCTGTATGTTAATGCTGAACATACGGATAGATGTATTCTAAAATTAAACCTAACCCAGTGGCTTCTGTTTGTCCATCTCGCTCTGTTTCTATTGTCTTTCAGAGATTAAAACAAGCCTCTTAATGGCTAACTTTGTCCTTGATATtgagaagagacagacagggaatgTGGGTGGAGGCATATTGCAGTATTTGTGCAAAGTGGTAGGGCAGGGCTGCATGAAACTCAAATGTGAATTAGGTCCACTAGACAGAATGGAACTGATCAATTTAACGAATTTGAAGACTGACATTAAAAGGTATGAAAAACATGGTTAATGTCAAACCCTCTTTTTTCATGGCCAGTACATGTGACCCGTTTAAAAAAATGCACGTCTTTTATACTGAATCTTTTGATACTTGAAACAGatttccctctttttttcctGTCGTGTTAACTGTCAGTGTGTCTAtttttgttctctctttctcttgccccCTATTTCTACCTACCCTTGACAATTGTGGGCTATATCCATCAATCCTGTTAGGAGGAAAATGATTTGTGACCCGGGGCTGAAAAAGAATGAGAAGTTGGTTCTTGTGAAGGAGAGGGTAGTGACAAACAGGCCCTTCTCCATCAACTGCTCTGACGAGGTGGACGCCTCGATTACTAGAACAATAAATATTCCTCCAGGGCAGCTGGGAGCAGATGGAGTGAGTCTGACAGTTTCCAACTGTTTCATATCTACAGTATATTACTCATTTTGAGTCATTTGAGTTTAGTAAGTAAGATGAACCTTTGAGCCTTattttgtgtgttgtgtcaggGTCATTTAAGGAAAGAGAATACAACCATGCAGCTTCTTGAAAAGACTGTCCTTGCCTACAAAGTCCAAGAGCTCATGGGTGCGTGCATTGGAGTTTCATGTATGCATTTTATTTCCTCACTGACATGTGTGCGACTGCTTTATTTTCTTGTTGTTTCTCtaattttttctctctgttggtTCAGAGCTCAACGTCAACGATGATGACGAGTTAGAGGAGGATGGTGGAACCTTATCTGCAGAATTAATATCCGATAAGTCCATTAATTGCCTAGACAAAGTACTGGAAGGTATGTTGAGCTTTACAGGATGGTGGATGTTACTTCTATCTCCTtcaatgtctctttctctctggcatGTGTGCTTGTCATAGCTTAGCATGACTACTCTGCACCTCCTTGTTGTTTCCTGTCTGAGTTTTCATACGTGTGTATTGTAAttaactcttctctctctatttatatTTCAGCCTTAGAAGAATATGTGAAGCTTCTCCAGCCCTTAGTTAGTCTTCCAAAGCAGACCAAATCATCTCTGTTGAGGGAACTTTGTGAAGTTCTAAAAGACAGGCAAACCTTTCAAAGGTTCCTAGAAGACAGGGTCAGAGACAATGTTGCTTAGACCAAATATCATCATTCACTGAAGGCATGCCAGTTGTTTGTTATTCAATGTCCCCATTGTAACCCTTCCCttatctctatctccctctccctcctaccccctccctccctccctcctgccctccctccctctccctcccgccttccctgtccctgccacccccctccctctacctacACTACTGGTGTGCTTACCCCTGCCTTCAGGGTGAGGACTGGAGTAATTCCGTCTGCACCCTTTTGGACCAACTTCCTACGAAACCCCTAGAAGGTTCTCGTGTTGTCACAGAGTCACTGGTCAGAGTCTTAGATGGTGAGATACTGTATCACATCAGACAATCTCAACTTAATTTATAAATGCTCCTTTATTATTTCATACCACGACACATTTCCTTATTTTCCACATGTACATTAATTTACAAAAATATGTCAGCAATTTTAATTATGTGTCTTTTTTTGTGTCCATacgcacgcatgtgtgtgtctttccagCTTTGCCAAATGGGGCTTTAAATATGCTGGCCAACTGCAGTTCCAGTGAACTTCAAGCTCTCAACAAACTGGTCAGTCTACTTATCTAAACTTCCTTATAACTGTACAGTAGAATTTGGCTGGTAGACAAGGTTGTATATAGTGGACAAGGTCCACTCTTTCGTACGTCAATCTGGCATgttgaatgactaaatgtatgtgtgtgtaattagcATACATATTCGAATTATTATTTGAACAGTATAAAATATTGTACATCTAGTTAAGTTTCCTTTATATTCTAAAAATGTCATTTGCTTTGTACTTTTGCCAATTAACCCATAACAaccatgtttttgttttgtacatGTCTTCTACTTTCCCTCTGCCATCTGTCCCATAGGTGGAGGCTCTGAAGACCAATCACAGCAACCCCCTGCCTTCTGAGACACTGCCCCCCAAACTGCAAGAGGGCGGGGAATATAACTGGGCCACACAACTGCTCTGCTCAGCCAGTGAAAATCTACATGATGATGGAAACCTGTTTCTTGAGACAGGAATCCAACCAGGCGGTCTGCTATTGGTCCTGTGCATTGCAGTTCAAGGGCTCACTTTCTTGGGGAGTTAGTGTATGATAGGTGTGGAGGTCAAGGCTGCATAGAACAGGCCAGGATAGTCTTAACAAAGACCATAAATGTGTTGCCAATTTTCTTCCGAGTCCCGTCATTTAAAAGCAGTATGCATGcctttttgtatttttcttaaaatgtggaaaaaagaaagaaaaaaattaatataatatatttttttataattaCGTTATTACAGTAATTACATTCCAGGGATATGAGCTTATTATTAAAGGTGAAGTTGTTGTGGAGTGAAGATCAGTTGCAATAACTACTTATTCTGTTTTACCTTTCTTTTAACAAATTAATAAGGGCACAGGAAGTGGTTTGGTTTTAAACTTCTCTGACCTCCAAAACAAGTACCTGGCcagataaaacatttttttaaatctttttctcaggaatttaaaatgtatttgtagaaGGTGTCTTAGAACACAGTGTTGTTCATACAAAATAAAATCATTCACTAATGACATGTCATTTGTCTGTGTGGTATGTAAATGAACCCATTTAACCTCTTTCtatatctcgctctctctactccttttttttccttttttattcTCAGTCAGACGGAATTCTTGACAGACAAGAAACAAGCTTTTGaaagatttacatttatttattgtaaCAATGGTTTGCTAATAGCAATGTGCTCCTACAACACAAGTCTTTCGGACATTGGTTTAAAAACTCATCAATACACACTGGATAGCTGAAGGGGGTGGTAGTCTTCTAGAGTTTAAAGCATGTGCTCAAAGTACATCTACATCAGTAAAAGATCTTAGTAAGGTCCAAGTTCATCCTGTAACTTTCACTCTTGGCTGTCATCAGGTCAGGATATTATAAACTTCAGAAGAACGACAGAAACATACATGGTGTAAAGGGCGTTGGTGCATATTGAGACACTGAACAAGAGGattatgggaaatgtagttttgtGCCACATTTCCAGATATGAACAACTTCAATCTTGGTCTagtggagaacagaggagaTGGGAAAATATGTTCTGATGGCCATGCTTTAGAAATACATCGAATGTGTGGTGACAGGAGGTTTTTTGTCGTTTtttgtaaaaacacacaaaaagtaAAGGATCATCGATGACAAAATGCAGCTAAAAGAAAATCACATAAACAAAAGACATTAAATCCTACAGTAGTAAAACAAAACTAGACATGTCTTGAAAAACTTTGATTAAACATGGACACACTGTATGATCTTGATATTAAATAGAACAGTTTAAAGCTCTTGACTTGAGGAAGAATATATGAGGGTATTTTAACAACAAATTCAGCTCAAGACCAGAATGAGGAATGGTAAGGGTTCTTCTttagaagaagggaggagaaagaggggcttTCTTTGGAGTGTGCGTGGCAGCAGGGGGTTCTAAGGAACTTACAAGAGTGGGTTTTGGTTTCGCAGGGTTATATGACACTAGTTGTCATGGCAATGACACAGTGCCATGAAGCCATATCCTTGGCAGCACTGCTCAAAGTTCTGGAACTTTACACAGTGTCTTATCTTCTCTGTGATGATAGTATTCAGTCCCCAAACCAGTATACACAGGCTCTTAGGAAATGGGAACAACCACTGTATAAAATCAAGTATTATAACATGTcaataaattaaaaaatatgGCCAAAATATTTGGCCTGATGTTTCTTTTTATGTAAATGCCACATTGGTACAAGTAGAAATATTATTTTTCCGTAAAAAGTTACAAATACTAAAATAAATAAGCACTCTTTCCCTTTGAGGTGTAAAAAGTTGCATTGTGTGCCTGGTAAAGGGTGGGAAAAGGACACGGAAGTTGTTTTTGCAGTAACAGCacaattgtatttttgttttgcAGAAGTAACTTCTCTGATCCCTCTGCCACGGTGTTTGGAAACCACACACAATCACGAACAGTCACTGCAACCCACCAGGTCAGTAGACCCAGTTGACTGGAACCCACTGCGGTTCAGAGCAGAGTTTGTCCACGGCGGCCTGTAGTATCTCAAAGGCATGGTCCAAGTTGTCGTTGACGATGGTGAGGTCAAAGTAGTGGCTGTACGCCCTCTGAATCCGTGCGCTCTCGTCCACCGTCTTTCTCAGGTCCacgtcctgacacacacaacaggaaaggggtgtgtgtgtgtgtgtgggtgtgtctgactCACAGTACAACGAGATACTGCCAATCCAAGTGTGTCAGCATGACATATTGCAATAACTAAGGACATTCCTTATTTTTATGCTGTGTCAGTTGTTAGTTAGGTTATTTTTTCATTGTTAGTAcatgcagagggagaggcatggGCTTACTGTGAGCTGTTTGGAGGTGATGCCGGCGTCCACCACAGCTTTGTGCATGGACTTGAGAGTCTCAAACTCCGGCGCAGCGATAAATACAACGTATGGCATGAACTCTGCTGTTTTCAGGACTTTCAGGGCCTGCACACAAGaatgacggacacacacacacacacacagacagacagacagacagacagggaaggagaacaGTGAGCTGGACAATTTAGCAGGATACACAGTCAGACACTCTAACCTAGATGCTTCATACTGAAATGATATATAAACTGTTCCAATGTAAATTCTAGATTAGTAGGGTTtgatttcactgaagcattgaagcactttaaagctataccCCAAGTGATTGTTTTCTAGTATGTTTTTAACTTTAATTTGAGAAGTAGTTTGTCTT contains these protein-coding regions:
- the LOC134040520 gene encoding uncharacterized protein LOC134040520 isoform X1 is translated as MDSFAEATKRFVHHVKGDLIPNTVFHDSNKLLDPTRLVVKTKHWYSWNPDYRVSEFKLEDLLGDIPRQAEIKTSLLMANFVLDIEKRQTGNVGGGILQYLCKVVGQGCMKLKCELGPLDRMELINLTNLKTDIKRRKMICDPGLKKNEKLVLVKERVVTNRPFSINCSDEVDASITRTINIPPGQLGADGGHLRKENTTMQLLEKTVLAYKVQELMELNVNDDDELEEDGGTLSAELISDKSINCLDKVLEALEEYVKLLQPLVSLPKQTKSSLLRELCEVLKDRQTFQRFLEDRGEDWSNSVCTLLDQLPTKPLEGSRVVTESLVRVLDALPNGALNMLANCSSSELQALNKLVEALKTNHSNPLPSETLPPKLQEGGEYNWATQLLCSASENLHDDGNLFLETGIQPGGLLLVLCIAVQGLTFLGS
- the LOC134040520 gene encoding uncharacterized protein LOC134040520 isoform X2; this translates as MICDPGLKKNEKLVLVKERVVTNRPFSINCSDEVDASITRTINIPPGQLGADGGHLRKENTTMQLLEKTVLAYKVQELMELNVNDDDELEEDGGTLSAELISDKSINCLDKVLEALEEYVKLLQPLVSLPKQTKSSLLRELCEVLKDRQTFQRFLEDRGEDWSNSVCTLLDQLPTKPLEGSRVVTESLVRVLDALPNGALNMLANCSSSELQALNKLVEALKTNHSNPLPSETLPPKLQEGGEYNWATQLLCSASENLHDDGNLFLETGIQPGGLLLVLCIAVQGLTFLGS